A stretch of DNA from Vicinamibacterales bacterium:
GCCGGCGCAGGGTGTCGGTCTCTTCGATCATAAACACGAAGTCGTCGTCTCGCGTCCGGTAGCGTTCCCACCATGCCCGGTGCTGCTCGGGTGTGATCACGTCGGAGTCGAAGAACCACTTGCGAATGTGATCCTGATTGCGCCACGCGAGGGTCATCGCCAAGTCCGCCTCCTCCAGCAGCCGCAGGCGGACGCGGCCGTGAACCAGCGGTTCGATGTGGCGCTTCGACATCTATCGTGCGGCGGCCACAGCCCGCAACGTCTCGCACACGCGATCGACGTCGGACCGATCGAGCTGCATGTGCATCGGCAGCGAAATCACCCGATCGCTCGCCCGCCGCGCTCGCGGGCACGGCGGCTGGTCGGCATACATGCCGTACATCGTGTTGTCGCGGTAATGCACGCCCGGATAGATCTGAGCCGCGTTGAGCGCCACCATCACGTCGTCCCGGCGATCGACGAGGACCTGGTAGAGATGGCGGGCCGATTCGCAGCCAGGCGCCACCGCCACGCGTTCGATGCCGTCCGCTCCCTCAAGCCCTTCGTCGTACCACGCCGCCAGCTGGCGGCGATAGGTGTTGTCGGCTTCGAGGTACTTCAGCGAGACCATGCCAATGCCGGCCATGATCGAGTTACCGTGGTACTTGAAGCCGACGTGCTCGACGTCGTAGTACCACTTGTAGGTGCTGTCGCTGTTGGTGCGCGCGAACGTGTCCTTGTCGATCCCCAGCCACGTCCAATGCCGGACGGCGGCGTCGGAGTCGGCATCCGGGAAGCAGATCATCCCGCCATCCGCCGTCGGCAGGTTCTTGACGGCGTGGAAGCTGAACACGCTGACGTCGCCCTCACCGCCGACGTGGCGGCCGCCGAGCCGGGTGCCCGACATGTGGGCGGCGTCGAGGATCAGCTTGAGACCGCGATCGCGGCAGAGCCGCACCACGTCGGCGAGCCGTCCGCTATTGCCGCCCAGGCCGACGAAGATCACCGCGCGCGTCCGCGGCGTGATCCGTGCGGCGATGGATTCCGGATCGAGACAGAGGTACTCGTCCACATCCGCGAACACCGGCTTCAGGCGCTCGTAGAGGATGGCGTGGTTGCTGGAGACAAAGGTCAGCGGCGTGCTGATGACCTCGTCGCCTTCCTGCCACCGGTACCGCTCCTTGAGCAACCGCACCGCGAGGTGCAGGCCCGAGGTGGCCGAGTTGAGAAAGTGCGCATGCGGCAGCGCCGTATAGGCCTTCCACGCGGTCTCGAACTCGTTGGTCTTGTAGCCAAGACCGGTCCAGCCCCGCTCGAGACACTCGCGGACCTCGGCCAGGCACTCGTCCACCCGGAAGGTCGGCACGAACAGTTGAATGGGTTTCATGATTCGGTGGTGGCCTCGGCGCCCGGCGCGGTCACGGTTCCATGGTTGTAGAGATCGACCACTTCGGCGGTCGGGCCGTCGGCAACAATCCGCCCCTTGCGCAACAGCAGCGTCCGCTCACAGAAGCGCGGCAGCATGTCCAGGCTGTGCGTGGCGAAGACGACAATGCTGGCCCGCTCCATCAGTTCGTTCATGCGCAGGCGCGCGGTCTCCTGGAAGGCGGCATCGCCGGCCGCCATCACTTCATCGAGTAACAGGATCTGCGGATCGACCGCGGTGGAGGTGGCAAACGCCAGCCGCACGCACATGCCCGACGAGTAGTGCCGCAGCGGGATGTCGAGAAACTCGCCGAGATTGGAGAACGCGCCGATGCTCTCGATCTTACGCTCGATCTCCTTCGGCGCCATCCCGAGCAGCAGCGCCCTGGTGCGGATGTTCTCCCACCCGGTCGCTTCCATCTCGAAGCCGGTGATGAACTCGAACAACGGACAGACGTGCCCGTCGATCGCCACTTTACCGCGCTGGGGGGGATAAATGCCGGCCATCACCTTCAACAGTGTGCTCTTGCCGGCGCCATTGTGGCCAATCAACCCAACCCGCTCGCCCGACCGAATCGACAGCGTGACGTCCTGCAGCGCCTTGACGGTGCGCGACTCGACGTGGTGACGCCGCAGGCCGCGCTTCACCGCGGATTGCAGCGTCGTGTGGCGCTCGGCGCCGACGTGGAACTCGAGGTCAACGTGCTCGAGGGTGATTTGTGCCAAGTGAAACGCTCTACAGGGCGTAAACGATGCGACGCTGGTTCAAGGCAATGACGATGGCGGCGGCCGCGGTCAGCAGCACCAGCACCAGCGCGGTGGCGACGTAGCTTTGGAGCTCGGCTGGCCCGTTGGCCAGGAGCGGCCGCCGGACCACCTCGATCAGGTGGTACATGGGGTTGAGGTCGACGACGTAGGCAAGGTCCGTGCGCTGGCGCAACAACCGGGCCGGGAAGATCACCGGTGTCACGTAGAACAGCACCTGCATCCCCACCGACGCCAGGTGGGCAATGTCGCGGTAGCGGGCGTTCAGATGCGCGAAGATGGTGATGAACAGCAGCGACGCGGTCATCACCATCAGCATCCCCGGGACCGCGTAAAACGTCCCGGCGCCGAGCGGAACGCTGTAGAGCAGCGCCACCGCGACATAGGCGACCATGGAGATCAGGGCCGTGGCGCTGATGCTGACGAAGTAGCGCAGCACATAGACGTAGATCGGCAGGCTGATCTGCCGGATGTAGCCCTCGGAATGCACGAACGCGTTCCCGCCCTCGACGATCGAGCTGGTCAGGTAGGCCCAGAGGATCATGCCGATCGTGAGGTACGGAATGAACTCACGCGTGTCCTGGCCCAGCAGGTTGGCGTAGATGAAGCCGATCGACGAGACCAGGACGGCGAGATTCACGAAGATCCAGCCGACACCAACCGCCGATCGCCGGAACTTCAACCGCACGTCCTGCAGGCCCAGCCG
This window harbors:
- a CDS encoding DegT/DnrJ/EryC1/StrS family aminotransferase produces the protein MKPIQLFVPTFRVDECLAEVRECLERGWTGLGYKTNEFETAWKAYTALPHAHFLNSATSGLHLAVRLLKERYRWQEGDEVISTPLTFVSSNHAILYERLKPVFADVDEYLCLDPESIAARITPRTRAVIFVGLGGNSGRLADVVRLCRDRGLKLILDAAHMSGTRLGGRHVGGEGDVSVFSFHAVKNLPTADGGMICFPDADSDAAVRHWTWLGIDKDTFARTNSDSTYKWYYDVEHVGFKYHGNSIMAGIGMVSLKYLEADNTYRRQLAAWYDEGLEGADGIERVAVAPGCESARHLYQVLVDRRDDVMVALNAAQIYPGVHYRDNTMYGMYADQPPCPRARRASDRVISLPMHMQLDRSDVDRVCETLRAVAAAR
- a CDS encoding ABC transporter ATP-binding protein; the protein is MAQITLEHVDLEFHVGAERHTTLQSAVKRGLRRHHVESRTVKALQDVTLSIRSGERVGLIGHNGAGKSTLLKVMAGIYPPQRGKVAIDGHVCPLFEFITGFEMEATGWENIRTRALLLGMAPKEIERKIESIGAFSNLGEFLDIPLRHYSSGMCVRLAFATSTAVDPQILLLDEVMAAGDAAFQETARLRMNELMERASIVVFATHSLDMLPRFCERTLLLRKGRIVADGPTAEVVDLYNHGTVTAPGAEATTES
- a CDS encoding ABC transporter permease is translated as MKAETARTIRDVVKALGLWHIWVRLGLQDVRLKFRRSAVGVGWIFVNLAVLVSSIGFIYANLLGQDTREFIPYLTIGMILWAYLTSSIVEGGNAFVHSEGYIRQISLPIYVYVLRYFVSISATALISMVAYVAVALLYSVPLGAGTFYAVPGMLMVMTASLLFITIFAHLNARYRDIAHLASVGMQVLFYVTPVIFPARLLRQRTDLAYVVDLNPMYHLIEVVRRPLLANGPAELQSYVATALVLVLLTAAAAIVIALNQRRIVYAL